GACGGCCTTGCCGCCGGCTTCGTTGATGTAGCCGACGAGCTGCTTGTTGATGGAGCCGGCCAGCACCATCTCGACGATCTCGATGGTCGCGGCGTCGGTGATGCGCAGGCCGGCGGCGAACTCCGACTGGATGCCGAGGCGCTTCAGCATGGTCGCGATCTGCGGCCCGCCGCCATGCACCACCACCGGATTGATCGCGGTCTGCTCGAGCAGCACGATGTCGCGGGCAAAGTTCTTCGCGGTCTCCTCGTCGCCCATGGCATGGCCGCCATATTTGATGACGATGGTCTCTTCGTCATACTGCTGCATGTGCGGCAGCGCTTCGGACAGGATGCGGGCCTGGTCGAGCGGGGAGATGTCGGTCATGGGCGGATCTCGCTGGCGGGACTGTCGGGCCGCGTTCTATCCGATTGGCGGGGCTGGCGCAAAGAGCGTGTTCTTACCCTCCAGGGGAGGGTAAGATGGAGCGTTACTTGCCCGGCCACACCGCGGCCACGCTCACCGCCAGCCAGCTCGCGATCATCAGCGTTCCGCCCGTCGGCGCGGCATAGGGAAACAGCGAATGGCCCGCGTATTGGCGCAAGCTCAGGTCGCCCGCGAACAGCGTCGCCGCAATCACGAAGCCGAATGCCGCAGCAAGGCCAATTCCGCCATGTAGAAGTCCGCGCACGAGCAATGCGACCACCGCCAAAATGGCAGTTGCATGAAACAGCAGCATGGCACTTGCGCTGGCGAGCCGGCTCGCCTCGGCGCCGTGGGCGGAGGCGGCCGCCAGCGCGACGCCGGCGGCGCCCATCAGACCGGCAAGCCCGATCAGCGGGCGGAACGCCGGCATCACGAGCCTCGCTCTTCCAGGAGCCGCGCCATCGCAGCGCGCAGCTCCGCCATGCCCGCCGAGTTGCGCGAGGAGGTGGCGAGCACGTTTGGGAAGGCGGCCGGGTGCTTGGTCAACGCGGCTTCGGTCTCGGCGATGCGCGATTGTAGTTCGGAGGCCTTCACCTGGTCGGCCTTGGTCAGCACGATCTGATAGCTGACGGCCGAGCGGTCGAGCGTCTTCAGGATCTCGAGATCGACGTCCTTGAGCCCGTGCCGTGCATCGATCAGCACATAGACCCGTGCCAGCGAGGCGCGTCCCAGCAGGAATTTGTGGATCAGGTCGGTCCAGGACGCGACCTGCGTCTTGGGCGCCTTGGCGTAGCCGTAGCCGGGCATGTCGACCAGCCGCAGGTCGGATTTTCCCGGGACTTCGAAGAAGATCAGCTCCTGCGTCCGGCCCGGCGTATGCGAGGTGCGCGCGAGGTTGTTGCGGCCGGTCAGCGCGTTGATCAGGCTCGACTTGCCGACGTTGGAGCGACCGGCAAAGGCGATCTCCAGCCCCGCCATCGGCGGCAGCGTCGCAATCGATGGCGAGGCCCAGATGAACTGCCAG
The DNA window shown above is from Bradyrhizobium sp. CB1650 and carries:
- a CDS encoding DUF423 domain-containing protein encodes the protein MPAFRPLIGLAGLMGAAGVALAAASAHGAEASRLASASAMLLFHATAILAVVALLVRGLLHGGIGLAAAFGFVIAATLFAGDLSLRQYAGHSLFPYAAPTGGTLMIASWLAVSVAAVWPGK
- the yihA gene encoding ribosome biogenesis GTP-binding protein YihA/YsxC → MNDDKDAKLTEAGRKLFARDWQFIWASPSIATLPPMAGLEIAFAGRSNVGKSSLINALTGRNNLARTSHTPGRTQELIFFEVPGKSDLRLVDMPGYGYAKAPKTQVASWTDLIHKFLLGRASLARVYVLIDARHGLKDVDLEILKTLDRSAVSYQIVLTKADQVKASELQSRIAETEAALTKHPAAFPNVLATSSRNSAGMAELRAAMARLLEERGS